The Betta splendens chromosome 2, fBetSpl5.4, whole genome shotgun sequence nucleotide sequence CTGGACATTCACAATCTGAGAATgagccactgagacagagatccagcctgaaacaaacagcagagacaacgTAAGTTAGTTGTTACAGATgttaaaaagttgttttttagaTGAATGCGATCCAGATGTTGACAGCGACGTGTTGTTGgtacttactgatgctgcagataacgacagtattgatccagatgaaggtcttcatggtgcgactggtcgtagctctgcagtgtctgtaatataactttgctccaggaaggaactgtctactttagaggtggagcctttttaactggccacattcatgttaccattaaaaccagtgaGGATCAGTCCACGTTTAGAAAATGTACAACGTCAACATGAAATTGTGAACGTCCACCATGATAAAACCTGAGGTTGTTGATGTTGCTAAACTTCTGACCTTGTTTACTGTCGACTGGTTCTGACTGCCTCAGCATGGAAACATACCAACCAATTGTTTACATCGTGAATATGAGGAGACATAGCTGTATATAATCATCTCTTTAAATCCATTGCCAGGATGGTACATTATGAATATCCAGGTTAAATGTACATGTGGATCCCTATGAGCTCCAAGCTCTATTTTCTGGCaggggtgtatgtgtgtgtgtgtgtgtgtgtgtatgtgtgtatagaaTCATCACATCATATTTTTGTACATTAACATTATTTAAGCAaagaaataattattataacacaaagcagaacaaaattACAAAGGTCTTTTGTAGAAACAAGTCATTCAAGAgatgatttttttaaaagtgAAACATGATTTTTTCATTGTTATACCTATAAAAGTGATTAGTTTGAACAAAATAAGTTTCATCTATACACATCTCACTTAACATATTATCATATTACTGCAAATGGCCTAAAAATTGAGACTGCAATGCCTCATACGGCCACTAGAGTGCTGCCTTGCCTGGGGGCGTAACTCCCCACAGGGAACTCAGATTCCGGCTGTTGAGGGTTTGTGTAAAAAGTTACTACCTAATGAATCCCGCTGTACCAGCCCATGGAAGATTGACAGCTCTGACAGCCAATAAGAATGAGccaaacacagagagaacatCACAGTCTACCATGTCATGGCACACATTCTTAGAATCCTAAGAATCTCAGCTTTCATTTGAACCGTAGGTTATTCATGTTTAGCGCTATAGAGTATCGGtagttttgtttattactggggctgtgtttgatgcatgtgaAAGACATTTAAACTGCATTATAGCCAAGACtctactgtttaatttgatgtatgACATGTCTATCCTTTATATTTAGTGCATTTGTTCATGAAGTAAAGCgtacctaaaaaaaaaaacctacaaaCCCCAGTGTCCTAAAATTTGTGGTTCAACTGATTTCTTGTTTTAGTTACAGTTTTATCAGTTTACTCgtctgataaaataaaataactactttattgatccccttggtGAAATTGTCCTCTGCATCTGACCCACCCCCATGGGGGAGCAAtggactgacacacagacagaggtctggggagctagtgtgaagtgtcttgttcAAGGAATGGTGGGATGGAACTGGTGACCTTTTGCCTCCCAGGACGATGCACTACAGTACCCATTGAACTACCAGGAGTAAAATAGCAACAGGAACAGAATAGGAAGCAGAGCGTCAGGTTTCAGATGAAGCTTCCTGCGTTCCTACCTGCTCCTGGAGCCTGAAACATTCTAGATTGAACCTTTAATTCAAAGATCATCTTCTGAGTCATTGATCTGCTTTTTATTGTACTCATTCACCCTTAACATATGTGTTCTCATAGAACAACAGCAGAATGTTCTTGCTGAACGCTACAGAGTTTGGTTCATTACAATAATGTGATGAACTGCTCAGCGTTGAGTTTTAATGACTAAACCTTTCCAGACAGATTCAGCAGTGATGTGGTTGTTAGTAGTGGAGCAGTAACGTCTTGTTGCTGCTAGTTTGGGAGGTGAACTGTTGTCTCAGCTTAATGATCAGATCAGTGTAGAGACTCATGTTGTGTACTGGCTTGTGTTTATGTTCGTTTTTCGTGTTCAGTTGTGAAGCTGTAAACTTGTCTCAgatctgctggtgtgtgttctgGCTGATTGTTGAACCAACGTGTCATTTCTGTTTCCCGTCATTCAACCCAACTGATCATAACATTAGTTACTGACACAAACTTGTTGAGTCGTTTCTACTCTGATGTGATTCTGTTCTCAGTGAGTGACAGCTCTGAATTTTAGTATCATCGTATCAGCTGCATTGAACAGTGAATGTATCATAGTTGAGGtaaatggagctgctgctgctgtagttatgctgctgtgatgtgttaaACATGTTGTAGCTGCAGCAAAGTCAACGTTTTCATGAGTCTAAAGAGTCGTTGAGCTGCATCAGATGTTTCACAGGTTTTATAGATGTGTTTACAATAAGTGGAGATAAATTTGTCACGTGTTGGTTTGAGAAGTGTGAAGATACAGAATCAGACACGCCACTAATACAAACACTTCTGCTTTCCACTGCAGTGTAAACTTCAACAATGTATATGTCATTGCTTTTATAAATACACCATCAGCCATTTTATAACTCATAGCTCATTAACATCAGGTCACACGGCAAATATACTAATGTGCAAATGGAGATTTTGAATTTCACAACAAAGTCAGACATAGTTTTCTGGTTCATTTCAGACTTTTTTATCAAGTTCACAGGCCTCATTGTTTTTCTACATCGTATTGTCTCTTTATGTCAAACTAGTGATGTGTGTCTCACTcagccctgctctgctgcagacctTCATCAGTCTGTCACCAAAGTCAGGTCATAATAGGAGGATGGAGTGAGACATGAGAGGATCATGACCTGAACCACGTCTGTatgttcactcactcatttctcCCTAGTTTCAGTAAGTTCCCATCAGAACACAGCAGTAGATCAGTCTGATAAGAGCAGCAGTTGCTCTGTGAGTCTATCTGCTGGCAGCGTAAGTAACATGAGTCTCCACTTGTCTCTGTGATGCAGGTCTCCTGCTTCTTACTGCTGGTGAAAACAcactcagtgctgcagccttCAGGTCGTCACTGTCCACATTCTGTAAATAATGATAAAAGCAGTTACAAAAAGATGTGGTTTGAGGaaacaaacatatttgtttgtCACAATTCACACCATCAATGTAGCAAAGTTATTTATTACACAAAATCGGCTGTGATTTACCTCGTGGAGTTGTGGATCTTGTTTTTCACTAGAAGCTGAATCAAAGAGACACATTAATACTGAAACATAATTATGGAGAATGTATAAAGTATAATTTCATTCTAATAAAGTACCTGCTTGACGTTTTCCGAGTGAAACAATCACACCAGTAACGACcatgagaaggaaaacagtcagacCACCGAGGATCAAGCTCATCACATACGTTGTTTTATCAGTTTTATTACACTCtgctaaattaaataaacacatttaaactgcaTTTATGTGCAAACAGCAGACAAATCTACACAATAACTGAAAACATAAAGACAGTCTTACTTTGAGACTTTGTGTCCAAGTCGTCCTGCGTTTCCTCACTGCCTGTTTACAAATAAGAAACATCAACATTAAACACTGTCTGTTTAGCAATAAATTATGAATAGTTTTCATACAATTATCAACTATTCTAACAGACaaataagaagaaaagagaaaactgaCTTACCATTAACATATAAGTGTGTAACATAGTAAGTGCTTTTGCCGCTGTTGAAAAATTCACAGAAATAGATTCTGGAATCGGATAAATCAACCTTTTTGATTGTGAGATACACTCCACTGTTGTTGTCTTTCATTTCAAACTTTTCATTACTAAATCCATCACAGAATTCAGCGTTTCCTTTAAATGAGGTGataaaacagatgcagctggctgtggttttattggTCAGTCTGGACCAGGTCGTCACAGTGTTTTTAGTCAGTATGGGGGACCACAGTGTGACACTGTGACCAGGCTGGACATTCACAATCTGAGAATgagccactgagacagagatccagcctgaaacaaacagcagagacaacgTAAGTTAGTTGTTACAGATgttaaaaagttgttttttagaTGAATGCGATCCAGATGTTGAGAGCGACGTGTTGTTGgtacttactgatgctgcagataacgacagtattgatccagatgaaggacttcatggtgcgactggtcgtagctctgcagtgtctgtaatatAACTGTGCTCCAGGAAGGAACTGTCTGCTTTAGAGGTGGAGCTTTTTGAACTGGCCACATTCATGTtaccattaaaaccagtgaGGATCAGTCCATGTTTAGAAAATGTACAACGTCAACATGAAGTTGTGAACATCCATTGTGATAAAACCTAAGGTTGTTGATGCACCTGCACTTCTGACTTCTGTTTATTGTCAACTGGTTCCCACTGCCCCAGCACAGAAAAATGACAACCAACTGGATTGTTTCCACCGTGAATATGAGGAGGCATTGTTGTAGAGCAGTGACCTGCCACACATGGACACGCCCTTGAGAaatagaatcagaatcagctactgtataattgccaagtttgcacaggacaaccaaggaattatatatggtctgactcagtctttgttccctcttatTTACAATTGTAATTATAggtatttacacaaataaataaacaaataaactgcagcccactgtgtcacattcatcagtggttattgcacatttgagAGTCATTGTACTGAGTTCAGTTCAGAAACAGCCTTGGGAAGAAggtgactctgtgtctgctggtccaCACAGTGGAACTGCACCTGCATTTGCACCTCCACACAGTGATGGggatgcagaggacagactggatgatggctgtgtagaagatggtcagcagctcctggggcaggttgtaCTTCCTGAGCTATGTCAGGAAGTACAACCTCCGCTGGGACTGTTTGgggggaccacttcaggtcctgtgagattgtggaccctaggaacctaatagacactgtgttattgtggatggtgggtgggggggggttaggCCGTTCAACCTGAAGTCCACCGTCATGTCCACAGttttgagcgtgttgagctccagctggttctgactgcaccactggaccagctgctccacctcccgtcTGTATTTGTCAAGGACGGTCAGAAAACGAGTgtgatgcaggacccacatgcacagccggAGACAGAACTAGCGTGggtgtttgtttaaataaaaaacactccACAAACAGCGAGCAAAAATCAGCGTCAGACAGGCAGCTGGCGGCAACAGCAGATCCCAAACACACAGGCAAAATAACCGATAGGGAACAGGCAAGACGGGTAAGTACGAAAGACAAAACAGAATCTTACTTGAATCGGAACAGAGAATCAAACGCTGGACTGAGGTGATAACACGCTACGATCTGGCAGAGACCTGAGGTTTGAACTGGAAACTAAATACACCAGTaattactgaatgaaaacagcTGACGGGGCACGTGATCAGAAAAGTAAAGCAAGAACTAAAACCCAGAAGaaccaaaacaggaagtgaggacaAGAGGCGGGCCCAAAAGAACAAAGCCATGCATGATCCTGCTAAGAGAGTCTCTGAGGTGGGTCCGCAACCAAGTCCATACACAAAGTCCAACACATAGTCCAAGCATGAAAGCAACACAGGGTCCAATTTAATACCTCTCAGGGAGGATGGTGATGAAGAGTGTCTCGACCCAGTAGTCGTTGGGCCGGAACGGCACACAGGGTGCCCAGGGGCGAGCGGCAGGCTCTGGGAGGTCGGCGCCAAAGCCAGCTACCTCCAGGACCCCACAGGGAACGACGGCGTCATCCAGGCAAGGAGCCGCCCCGGATCCAGGGGAGTTGCGGGAGTCGGCGACGAAACAGGGCACGTCCTGTGGCCCATGGGGAATGGTGGCGTCCCCCAAGCGGATGCCACTTATGGAAGCCGAGGCGGCCAGGAGGTCGCCGAAAAAGAAGGCAGCGCCACCCCAGTGGCAGGAGAGGACAGACGTGAAGCCAGGACCAGAGAAGGGGGCCggcgtggagccggaaccagagacgaggacagatgTGAATGCCGGGACCAGAGAGGTGGCCCGACAGACGCGAGACGACGAGGAACTGGAACCAGACGAGACGCCGGAGCCAGCACCGGAGATGAACCCAGCCGTGGAGCCAGGACAGACGTGGTCAGCGCCGAAACTCCAGGAACCCAAGCAGACGTGGTCGGTGCCAGACCACTAGGAACCGAGGCAGATGTGGTCGACCGGAACGTGAGCTTGAGCCGATagagcgacgacaggaacgtgggCCTGAGACGGCGGAGCGGCTATGGGGGAGATGGTGGCGGAAGCAGCCGGTGAAACGCTGGtaggcgccgcgcgcagagtgCGTGCCAAATCCGACCGCATCGCCTGGAGCCCGGCGGACAGCGCCTTTACCCCAGGGCAGTGAAACCACCAGTGCTCCCCCTCGAGAATTTCCACCGTCAGTCTCACAACGCGGAGCCGTGCCTTTAAGCCAGATGCCTCCTCGTATTCCCTCGCAAGCTCCACGAAAGACCAACGAAGGTCCTCCGGCAATCCATGGTGGACTTCTTATTTATGGTAGGAGGGTGTGAGTGTTGGGGGGTGTGGGTGAGCCTATTGTGTGGCCAGGAGGTGTGAGGTGGTTCCTTTCAAACCGGCAGTAGAACTTGTTTAGGTCGTCTGCCAGACGTTTGCTGG carries:
- the LOC114850187 gene encoding uncharacterized protein LOC114850187 isoform X5, with product MKSFIWINTVVICSISWISVSVAHSQIVNVQPGHSVTLWSPILTKNTVTTWSRLTNKTTASCICFITSFKGNAEFCDGFSNEKFEMKDNNSGVYLTIKKVDLSDSRIYFCEFFNSGKSTYYVTHLYVNGSEETQDDLDTKSQTECNKTDKTTYVMSLILGGLTVFLLMVVTGVIVSLGKRQADPQLHENVDSDDLKAAALSVFSPAVRSRRPASQRQVETHVTYAASR
- the LOC114850187 gene encoding uncharacterized protein LOC114850187 isoform X8, which codes for MKSFIWINTVVICSISWISVSVAHSQIVNVQPGHSVTLWSPILTKNTVTTWSRLTNKTTASCICFITSFKGNAEFCDGFSNEKFEMKDNNSGVYLTIKKVDLSDSRIYFCEFFNSGKSTYYVTHLYVNGSEETQDDLDTKSQTSSEKQDPQLHENVDCDDLKAAALSVFSPAVRSRRPASQRQVETHVTYAASR
- the LOC114850187 gene encoding uncharacterized protein LOC114850187 isoform X6 gives rise to the protein MKSFIWINTVVICSISWISVSVAHSQIVNVQPGHSVTLWSPILTKNTVTTWSRLTNKTTASCICFITSFKGNAEFCDGFSNEKFEMKDNNSGVYLTIKKVDLSDSRIYFCEFFNSGKSTYYVTHLYVNGSEETQDDLDTKSQTECNKTDKTTYVMSLILGGLTVFLLMVVTGVIVSLGKRQADPQLHENVDCDDLKAAALSVFSPAVRSRRPASQRQVETHVTYAASR
- the LOC114850187 gene encoding uncharacterized protein LOC114850187 isoform X2 — its product is MKSFIWINTVVICSISWISVSVAHSQIVNVQPGHSVTLWSPILTKNTVTTWSRLTNKTTASCICFITSFKGNAEFCDGFSNEKFEMKDNNSGVYLTIKKVDLSDSRIYFCEFFNSGKSTYYVTHLYVNGSEETQDDLDTKSQTECNKTDKTTYVMSLILGGLTVFLLMVVTGVIVSLGKRQAASSEKQDPQLHENVDCDDLKAAALSVFSPAVRSRRPASQRQVETHVTYAASR
- the LOC114850187 gene encoding uncharacterized protein LOC114850187 isoform X4, producing the protein MKSFIWINTVVICSISWISVSVAHSQIVNVQPGHSVTLWSPILTKNTVTTWSRLTNKTTASCICFITSFKGNAEFCDGFSNEKFEMKDNNSGVYLTIKKVDLSDSRIYFCEFFNSGKSTYYVTHLYVNGSEETQDDLDTKSQKCNKTDKTTYVMSLILGGLTVFLLMVVTGVIVSLGKRQAASSEKQDPQLHENVDSDDLKAAALSVFSPAVRSRRPASQRQVETHVTYAASR
- the LOC114850187 gene encoding uncharacterized protein LOC114850187 isoform X3, yielding MKSFIWINTVVICSISWISVSVAHSQIVNVQPGHSVTLWSPILTKNTVTTWSRLTNKTTASCICFITSFKGNAEFCDGFSNEKFEMKDNNSGVYLTIKKVDLSDSRIYFCEFFNSGKSTYYVTHLYVNGSEETQDDLDTKSQTECNKTDKTTYVMSLILGGLTVFLLMVVTGVIVSLGKRQAASSEKQDPQLHENVDCDNLTAAALSVFSPAVRSRRPASQRQVETHVTYAASR
- the LOC114850187 gene encoding uncharacterized protein LOC114850187 isoform X1 gives rise to the protein MKSFIWINTVVICSISWISVSVAHSQIVNVQPGHSVTLWSPILTKNTVTTWSRLTNKTTASCICFITSFKGNAEFCDGFSNEKFEMKDNNSGVYLTIKKVDLSDSRIYFCEFFNSGKSTYYVTHLYVNGSEETQDDLDTKSQTECNKTDKTTYVMSLILGGLTVFLLMVVTGVIVSLGKRQAASSEKQDPQLHENVDSDDLKAAALSVFSPAVRSRRPASQRQVETHVTYAASR
- the LOC114850187 gene encoding uncharacterized protein LOC114850187 isoform X7 yields the protein MKSFIWINTVVICSISWISVSVAHSQIVNVQPGHSVTLWSPILTKNTVTTWSRLTNKTTASCICFITSFKGNAEFCDGFSNEKFEMKDNNSGVYLTIKKVDLSDSRIYFCEFFNSGKSTYYVTHLYVNGSEETQDDLDTKSQTSSEKQDPQLHENVDSDDLKAAALSVFSPAVRSRRPASQRQVETHVTYAASR